A stretch of DNA from Candidatus Bathyarchaeota archaeon:
ATTTTGAGACAAAAGACAAACAAACTCTTCTTGGCATTACTGGAAGTGGAAAAACATTTGTAATGGCAAACTTGATTAACAAACTGCAAAAACCTACACTAATTCTTGCTCATAATAAAACATTGGCAGCTCAACTTTACGCGGAATTAAAAGAGTTATTCCCAAAAAACAGAGTGGAATACTTCATTTCATTTTATTCGTATTACCAGCCTGAATCGTATCTACCTACTTCTGACATGTATATCGAAAAAGATTCTGACATCAACGATCAAATTGAAAAAATGCGCATGCATGCGGTTTCAAGCATTCTAAGTCGTGAAGACACAATAATTGTCGCCAGTATAAGCTGTATCTACGGTTTAGGAAACCCTGAAGATTACGAGGGAATGGCAGCAAATTTGAGTACAGGAAAAACAATGAAACGGCGAGAATTGTTGCAGTCTCTTGTAAACATGCAATATGAAAGAAACGATCAAGTTCTGGAGGCAGGCAACTTCAGGGTTCGCGGCAACGTTGTAGATGTTGTCCCAGCGTATGAAGAAGATATTTTGAGGATTGAATTGGAAGACAACAAAATTAAGAGTTTAAAAGAGGTTGAAGCCCTTACAGGAGACGTTAAAGTTAATCTAGACAACATCACGTTGTATCCTGCTCGTCAGTATGTAGTTCCTGAAACGAAACAAAAACGAGCCCTAGATCAGATACAAAAAGAACTAGAAGAAGAGTTACCAAAACTTCCGGCTCTTGAGGCACAAAGACTCAGGAAACGTGTAACATACGACATTGAAATGATAAAAGAAATGGGTTACTGCAAAGGAATTGAAAACTACAGCCGCCATTTTGATGGTCGATGTGCAGGGGAGCCTCCGTTTGTCTTGCTTGATTATTTTCCCAAAGATTATTTACTGATAATTGACGAAAGCCACCAGACGATTCCTCAATCTCGAGCCATGTTTAATGGAGATTATTCCCGCAAAAAGAACTTGGTTGATTATGGTTTTCGTTTGTCATGTGCTTTTGATAACCGTCCTCTTAAGTTTGATGAGTTTGAAAATAAGATGAACAAAACGTTGTTTGTTTCTGCGACTCCCGCCGATTACGAACTAAACCAAAGCGGCGAACCTGTGCAGTTGATTACTAGACCCACAGGGCTTCTTGATCCTGAAGTTGAAGTTCATCCCATTGACGGTCAGATGAAGCATTTGATTTCTGAAGCAAAAAAGACCATCGAACGGGGGGAAAGAGTTCTAGTTACTACCCTCACGAAAAGAATGGCAGAAGATTTGACTGATTACCTAGTCAAAGAAGGCTTACGAGTAAGGTACATGCACTCAGAAATTGATAGTTTAGACAGAATTGAGTTAGTTAGACAGTTACGGGCGGGGGATTACGATATTCTTGTTGGTATTAACTTGTTGCGTGAAGGTTTAGATGTGCCTGAAGTATCTACCATTTTTATTTTGGATGCAGATAAAGAAGGTTTCTTGCGGGATGAACGCAGTCTTATTCAGACCATTGGTCGTGCTGCCCGGAACGTGAATGGTAAAGTGATTTTGTACGCTGAAGAGAAAACCCAGTCTATGAAAAGAGCAATGGAGGTTACTCATTTCAGGCGCATGTTCCAGAAAAACTACAACAAGAAACACAACATTACTCCTCGTACTATCGTGAAAAGTGTGGCGGAAAGTGAACGAAAAATCAAAGGTACCAAACATTTGGCGAAAACTGAGATTCAAAGAAAACTAATTGATTTTGATGCCCAGATGCGTGCTGCGGCTGAACGTTTGGAGTTTGAGAAGGCCATTGAGTTTAGGGACCGTATTCAGGAATTAGAGAAGTCGTTGGATTATGTTTTGAGTAAATCTGAGAAGAAATCTCGAAAAAAAGGTAAGTAGAATAGGTTCCATTTGTTGTCAATATAGCCTATAACAGGGAAAAGCGTATGAGAGATAGCATTTTCGTTAAGGGTGCCCGGGAGCATAACTTGAAGAACGTTGATGTAGAGTTACCTAGGAACAAGTTTATTGTAATTACAGGATTGTCTGGGTCTGGAAAATCAACCTTAGCATTTGATACTATTTATGCGGAAGGGCAAAGAAGATACGTGGAGAGCCTTTCAGCTTATGCTCGCCAGTTTTTAGGTTTGATGGATAAGCCAGATGTGGATTCCATTGAAGGTTTGTCTCCTGCAATTTCTATTGAACAAAAGACTACAAGCAAGAATCCTCGTTCCACAGTTGGAACTGTAACTGAAATTTATGACTATTTGCGGTTGCTTTTTGCCCGTATTGGAGTTCATCATTGTCCCAAGTGTGATAGTTTGATTCATCCTCAGAGTCCAGAAAACATTACAAGTTTAATAATGAATGAACAAAGCAGAACCTTGACTTTTCTTGCACCTATTATCAGGGGAATAAAGGGAACCCACGAAAAAGTTTTGGAAGATTTGAAGAAAGACGGCTACACCAAAGTTAGAGTTGACCAGCAAGTTTACGATATTGAGCAAATCAACGAAATAAAAATGGAACGTTACGTGAAGCACTGGATTGAAGCAGTAATTGACACTGTAGAAATCGATCACGAAGAACGGTCCCGCATCGCAGAAGCAGTAGAGCAGGCGTTGGAAGTCGGTAAAGGCACAATGATAGTTATTGACAGCAAACTTGACGCTAAACAACTGCGAGAAGTTGAACGCTTCGAGGCAGAAACAATATACAGCACCTTTGGAGCTTGCCCAAATCATCCAGAAATTGTGTTTGAAAGTTTAGAACCTCGAATGTTTTCCTTCAATTCACCGTATGGAGCATGTCCAGAATGTCACGGTTTGGGTAACACTATGGAAGTTTCCGAAGATTTGGTTATCCCCAACAAAAACAAGTCAATAATCGATGGTGCCTTGGCAGTATACGGTAAAATGGATCTGAGCTGGAGGGTTCAACAAATTGCTGCTGTGGGAAAAAAGTTTGGTTTTGATGTTTTCACTCCATTAAGGGACTTTAGCAGAAAACAGCTTGATGTTTTGTTGCACGGAACTAAATCACCCGTCAACGGAACAT
This window harbors:
- the uvrB gene encoding excinuclease ABC subunit UvrB; its protein translation is MRFELVAPYKMSPGQEEAVEKLVKNFETKDKQTLLGITGSGKTFVMANLINKLQKPTLILAHNKTLAAQLYAELKELFPKNRVEYFISFYSYYQPESYLPTSDMYIEKDSDINDQIEKMRMHAVSSILSREDTIIVASISCIYGLGNPEDYEGMAANLSTGKTMKRRELLQSLVNMQYERNDQVLEAGNFRVRGNVVDVVPAYEEDILRIELEDNKIKSLKEVEALTGDVKVNLDNITLYPARQYVVPETKQKRALDQIQKELEEELPKLPALEAQRLRKRVTYDIEMIKEMGYCKGIENYSRHFDGRCAGEPPFVLLDYFPKDYLLIIDESHQTIPQSRAMFNGDYSRKKNLVDYGFRLSCAFDNRPLKFDEFENKMNKTLFVSATPADYELNQSGEPVQLITRPTGLLDPEVEVHPIDGQMKHLISEAKKTIERGERVLVTTLTKRMAEDLTDYLVKEGLRVRYMHSEIDSLDRIELVRQLRAGDYDILVGINLLREGLDVPEVSTIFILDADKEGFLRDERSLIQTIGRAARNVNGKVILYAEEKTQSMKRAMEVTHFRRMFQKNYNKKHNITPRTIVKSVAESERKIKGTKHLAKTEIQRKLIDFDAQMRAAAERLEFEKAIEFRDRIQELEKSLDYVLSKSEKKSRKKGK